The following proteins come from a genomic window of Streptomyces liliiviolaceus:
- a CDS encoding sugar ABC transporter ATP-binding protein, translating to MLPHDTAAQAGEETPRLVMRGIVKRFPGTLANDGADLVVRPGEVHCLLGENGAGKSTLMKILAGSYQPDAGEILLDGEPVALAGPQAGLAAGIAVIYQELDLVPDLTVAQNLLLGHAPSWGPVVRRKERAELARAAIARVGGDFSVHTPVRALPIAAQQLTAIARALTADARLIVMDEPSATLGESDLRTVFDVIRSLTAQGRSVIYISHRLDEVMEIGDRATVMRDGRSVAVRDLATTTADELVADMIGENRELVRTTDRPRPKGPPLLEIRSAHSPGLIDIKDIEVRAGEIVGLAGLGGAGRTTLLKALFADTRATVSAAVDGKDLRLRSPAAAVRAGLALVPESRKEQGLMLELSVARNAAVTALDRRPWLFPRRRGRRLASPVITELGVRCSSPDQPVGKLSGGNQQKVVLAKWITRGDIRVLLLDEPTRGLDVGAKADLYRQVRHLADQGVAVLLASSELSELTANADRVWVLHEGRNVACFDPRTTDESTIAHTVITGATPTRATSPGAPS from the coding sequence GTGCTCCCTCACGACACCGCCGCCCAGGCAGGCGAGGAGACACCGCGGCTGGTGATGCGCGGCATCGTCAAACGTTTCCCCGGCACGCTCGCCAACGACGGCGCCGACCTGGTCGTGCGCCCCGGCGAGGTCCACTGCCTCCTCGGTGAGAACGGAGCGGGCAAGAGCACCCTGATGAAGATCCTGGCCGGCTCCTACCAGCCGGACGCGGGCGAGATCCTGCTCGACGGCGAGCCGGTCGCCCTCGCCGGTCCGCAGGCGGGACTGGCCGCCGGCATCGCCGTGATCTACCAGGAACTGGATCTCGTACCGGACCTGACGGTCGCCCAGAATCTGCTGCTCGGCCACGCCCCGTCATGGGGTCCCGTCGTACGCCGCAAGGAGCGCGCCGAACTGGCCAGGGCCGCCATCGCCCGGGTCGGCGGGGACTTCTCCGTCCACACGCCCGTCCGCGCGCTGCCCATCGCGGCGCAGCAGCTCACCGCGATCGCCAGGGCGCTCACGGCCGACGCCCGTCTCATCGTCATGGACGAGCCCTCCGCGACCCTCGGGGAGAGCGATCTGCGCACGGTGTTCGACGTGATCCGCTCCCTCACCGCGCAGGGCCGCTCCGTCATCTACATCTCGCACCGCCTCGACGAGGTCATGGAGATCGGCGACCGCGCCACGGTGATGCGCGACGGCCGCTCGGTCGCCGTCCGGGACCTGGCCACCACGACGGCCGACGAGCTGGTCGCCGACATGATCGGCGAGAACCGGGAACTCGTCCGCACCACCGACCGGCCCCGGCCCAAGGGCCCGCCCCTCCTGGAGATCCGCTCAGCACACAGCCCCGGGCTGATCGACATCAAGGACATCGAGGTCCGGGCGGGCGAGATCGTCGGCCTCGCGGGGCTCGGCGGCGCGGGCCGCACCACCCTCCTCAAAGCCCTGTTCGCGGACACCCGCGCCACCGTCTCGGCGGCCGTCGACGGCAAGGACCTGCGGTTGCGCAGTCCCGCCGCCGCCGTACGGGCCGGTCTGGCCCTCGTCCCGGAGAGCCGCAAGGAACAGGGGCTGATGCTGGAGCTGTCCGTCGCCCGCAACGCCGCCGTCACCGCGCTCGACCGCAGGCCCTGGCTGTTCCCGCGGCGCCGCGGCCGTCGGCTCGCGTCCCCGGTCATCACCGAACTCGGCGTGCGGTGCTCCTCACCCGACCAGCCGGTCGGCAAGCTCTCGGGCGGCAACCAGCAGAAGGTCGTGCTGGCCAAGTGGATCACCAGGGGCGACATCCGGGTCCTGCTGCTCGACGAACCCACCCGCGGCCTGGACGTGGGCGCCAAGGCCGACCTCTACCGTCAGGTCCGCCACCTCGCCGACCAGGGCGTGGCCGTCCTGCTGGCCAGCAGCGAACTGAGCGAACTGACCGCCAACGCCGACCGCGTCTGGG
- a CDS encoding sugar-binding transcriptional regulator, which translates to MTNIEDEALLYQVASLYYEQNRTQEQIGEELHFTRWKVGRLLAEARDAGIVRIEVVHPKARMRSLEERLRDAFGLRDAVVVAADRVDDERLRARVAEAGADYLTRLNPAPRQLGVSWGRTLDLLAARLLPGWASGVHVVQINGGLSRSRTPTSAQDMAGRIAHLAQGTLSVLPVPSIVEQETTRRLLEQDSAVSDVLDQAAAADTVLFSPGGIGADSVLVSSGYLTADDLASLAAAGAVGDVAGRFIDARGAIVDQPLDDRTLGLPLEHLRNSAVSVAVVSGTAKHAVCAAVVSSGLCNTLVTDQHTAAHLLAMHQREEL; encoded by the coding sequence ATGACCAACATCGAGGACGAGGCCCTGCTCTACCAGGTCGCCTCCCTGTACTACGAACAGAACCGAACGCAGGAACAGATCGGGGAGGAACTCCACTTCACCCGCTGGAAGGTGGGCAGGCTGCTCGCCGAGGCCCGGGACGCGGGGATCGTACGGATCGAGGTCGTCCACCCCAAGGCCCGTATGCGCAGCCTGGAGGAACGACTGCGCGACGCCTTCGGGCTGCGCGACGCCGTCGTGGTCGCCGCCGACCGCGTGGACGACGAGCGGCTGCGGGCCAGGGTCGCCGAGGCCGGCGCCGACTACCTCACCCGGCTGAACCCGGCGCCTCGCCAACTGGGCGTCTCCTGGGGCCGCACCCTCGACCTGCTCGCCGCCCGCCTGCTTCCCGGCTGGGCCAGCGGCGTGCACGTCGTCCAGATCAACGGAGGCCTCAGCCGCTCCCGCACCCCCACCTCCGCCCAGGACATGGCGGGCCGGATCGCCCACCTCGCGCAGGGCACCCTCAGCGTCCTGCCGGTGCCGTCCATCGTGGAGCAGGAGACCACCCGCCGGCTCCTGGAGCAGGACAGCGCGGTCTCCGACGTCCTCGACCAGGCCGCCGCCGCGGACACCGTGCTCTTCAGCCCCGGCGGCATAGGAGCCGACTCGGTGCTGGTCAGCTCCGGATACCTGACCGCCGACGACCTGGCGTCCCTGGCCGCCGCCGGAGCCGTCGGCGACGTCGCGGGCCGCTTCATCGACGCCCGGGGAGCCATCGTCGACCAGCCGCTCGACGACCGCACCCTCGGGCTCCCGCTGGAGCACCTGCGCAACAGCGCCGTCTCCGTGGCCGTCGTGTCGGGCACCGCCAAACACGCCGTGTGCGCGGCAGTCGTCTCCAGCGGCCTGTGCAACACCCTCGTCACCGATCAGCACACCGCGGCCCACCTGCTCGCCATGCACCAGCGGGAGGAGCTGTGA